One Amphiprion ocellaris isolate individual 3 ecotype Okinawa chromosome 5, ASM2253959v1, whole genome shotgun sequence genomic region harbors:
- the rbm15b gene encoding putative RNA-binding protein 15B → MKRQAGRESSPSRAGAKRLRERDRESARREELPPPPLALLLAESRGYHRRSRSREREKPRLREERAAALELHHRHELSLLGRPPLRTTAAELPAARPGTLEYKTLLISNLGSQVSDEDVEDALFHEFKKFGDVSVKLSHTPELGRIAYVNFRHPEDAKEARHAKSSRLVLGDRQLKIEPMYVRRRSVTPPDVGYLPVHAPYPYRQRSLSPPGPGVSNIRDLRARHYALETLGLSRERERLLDYYGMLDERGRPYGFPPMPVVEDLKPEDDQRATSNLFIGNLDGNVTEAELRRGFDKYGIIEDVVIKRPARGQGGAYAFVKFQNLDMAHRAKVAMQGRLIGGNPIKIGYGKANPTTRLWVGGLGPGNSLAALAREFDRFGSIRNIDYVKGDSFAYIQYESLDAAQAACTQMRGFPLGGPERRLRVDFAKVEESPSRPFPPGYQPPVALPSHYDLLGEAFSRHRSLERELRARDRSSPPSHSLLTQRERERALLDRDYPSSPTRSLERRAGVEAFGRSSRTVRSRSRSRERWLKEREERRSRRRSRSRSLSPDRPMDDREKERGRSRLRGPGGAVSPDASPDRARVRAPDSTTEPRDHSPDSGGGRHPAANEDDAPPGRHHSKRSGDHLNNHHHRGSEVVPAGSPPVHTDSHTSSSPGSLSEFAQTSLPKTWHGFFALKNSSFPTDLYLLEGGASFFSAVMKESLRLQNQNQLKIAQRLRMDQTRLDEVSRRIKLGRPDGFAIMLALQGPVDRQAPAPEPGLQVRLLRHLVTYLRNKEAAGVVSLPAAKEGGPGAMLYAFPPGEFSQQYLQNAKRTVGNLEEEHMVVVIVGDTN, encoded by the coding sequence ATGAAGAGGCAGGCCGGGAGGGAGAGCAGTCCATCCAGGGCCGGCGCCAAGCGGCTCCGGGAGCGGGACCGGGAGAGTGCGCGGAGAGAGgagctgccgccgccgccgctggCTCTGCTGCTGGCGGAGAGCCGCGGATATCACCGCCGGAGCCGCAGCCGGGAGCGAGAGAAGCCGCGGCTGAGGGAGGAGCGGGCGGCCGCCTTAGAGCTCCACCACCGGCATGAGCTCAGCCTCCTCGGCCGCCCGCCGCTCCGGACCACCGCGGCCGAGCTCCCCGCCGCCAGGCCGGGCACGCTGGAGTACAAGACCCTGCTGATCAGCAACCTGGGCTCGCAGGTGTCGGACGAGGACGTGGAGGACGCGCTGTTCCACGAGTTCAAGAAGTTCGGGGACGTCAGTGTGAAGCTGTCCCACACCCCGGAGCTCGGCCGGATCGCCTACGTCAATTTCCGGCACCCGGAGGACGCCAAGGAGGCCCGGCACGCCAAGTCCTCCAGGTTAGTGCTCGGTGACCGGCAGCTCAAAATAGAACCGATGTACGTGAGGAGGCGAAGCGTGACCCCGCCGGACGTCGGTTATCTGCCCGTGCACGCCCCCTACCCCTACCGGCAGCGCTCCCTGTCCCCGCCCGGCCCGGGGGTCAGCAACATCCGGGACCTGCGGGCCCGGCACTATGCCCTGGAGACCCTGGGACTGAGCCGGGAGCGGGAGCGGCTGCTGGACTACTACGGCATGCTGGACGAGAGGGGGCGGCCCTACGGCTTCCCCCCCATGCCGGTGGTGGAGGATCTGAAGCCGGAGGACGACCAGAGGGCGACCAGCAACCTGTTCATCGGAAACCTGGACGGGAACGTGACGGAGGCCGAGCTGAGGAGGGGGTTCGACAAGTACGGCATCATAGAGGACGTGGTGATCAAGAGGCCGGCCCGGGGCCAGGGGGGCGCCTACGCTTTTGTGAAGTTTCAGAACCTGGACATGGCCCACCGGGCCAAGGTGGCCATGCAGGGGCGTCTGATCGGGGGGAACCCCATAAAGATCGGCTATGGGAAGGCCAACCCCACCACCCGGCTCTGGGTGGGGGGGCTCGGACCCGGGAACTCTCTGGCTGCTCTGGCCCGAGAGTTCGACCGGTTCGGGAGCATCAGGAACATAGACTACGTGAAGGGGGACAGCTTCGCCTACATCCAGTATGAGAGTCTGGACGCCGCTCAGGCCGCCTGCACCCAGATGAGGGGCTTCCCTCTGGGGGGTCCGGAGCGCCGGCTCAGGGTCGACTTCGCCAAGGTGGAGGAGAGCCCCTCCCGTCCCTTCCCCCCCGGGTACCAGCCTCCCGTGGCCCTCCCCTCCCACTACGACCTCCTGGGGGAGGCCTTCAGCCGCCACCGCAGCCTGGAGAGGGAGCTGAGGGCCCGGGACCGCTCCTCACCCCCCTCCCACAGCCTCCTCAcccagagagagagggagagggctCTGCTGGACAGAGACTACCCCAGCAGCCCCACCCGCAGCCTGGAGAGGAGGGCCGGGGTGGAGGCGTTCGGGAGGAGCAGCCGGACGGTGAGGAGCCGCAGCCGGAGCAGGGAGAGGTGGCTGAAGGAgcgggaggagaggaggagccGGAGGAGGAGCCGCAGCCGGAGTCTGTCCCCTGACAGACCCATGGATGACCGGGAGAAGGAGAGGGGGAGGTCGAGGCTCCGAGGTCCAGGAGGGGCCGTTTCTCCGGACGCCAGCCCAGACCGAGCTCGTGTTCGGGCCCCAGACTCCACCACGGAGCCCCGGGACCACTCCCCCGACAGCGGCGGGGGGCGACACCCCGCCGCCAATGAAGACGACGCTCCGCCCGGCCGCCACCACAGCAAGAGGTCCGGCGACCACCTAAACAACCACCACCACCGGGGTAGCGAGGTGGTCCCTGCTGGTTCCCCCCCCGTCCACACCGACtcccacacctcctcctcccccggCTCGCTGTCCGAGTTCGCCCAGACGTCGCTGCCCAAGACGTGGCACGGCTTCTTCGCCCTGAAGAACAGCAGCTTCCCCACAGACCTGTACCTGCTGGAGGGGGGGGCGTCCTTCTTCAGTGCCGTGATGAAGGAGAGCCTCCGcctgcagaaccagaaccagctgAAGATCGCCCAGCGGCTCCGAATGGACCAGACCCGGCTGGACGAGGTGTCCCGCCGCATCAAGCTGGGTCGCCCCGACGGCTTCGCCATCATGCTGGCGCTGCAGGGGCCCGTCGACCGGCAGGCCCCGGCCCCCGAGCCGGGCCTGCAGGTCCGCCTGCTGCGCCACCTGGTGACGTATCTGCGGAACAAAGAGGCGGCCGGCGTGGTGAGCCTCCCCGCCGCCAAGGAGGGCGGTCCGGGGGCGATGCTGTACGCCTTCCCGCCCGGGGAGTTCTCCCAGCAGTACCTGCAGAACGCCAAGAGGACGGTGGGGAACCTGGAGGAGGAGCACATGGTGGTCGTCATCGTCGGCGACACTAACTGA